TTGACGTGTTTGGGTATGGATGTCTCCGGGATTTGCTTTCGGTTTTTTCGAACCCCCTGTATCCGCTCTTTGATCGACTCATTTCCCTTTGTCCGAGATGTGTACAAACCGGTGATATATCGCCGCAAACGATGGATGGGCACTACGCCGTGCCAGACCTCTGGTACGCGAAAGACGACGCTGCCCGCTTTCAGTTCGATTGGAATGTAGTCTCCTGTCTGAATATCTTCTTTTGTGGGCAGTACGCGGCCCGGGTCACACGCAGATGCAAAATGGTACAGATGTGTGCCTGGAACGCAGGTCAACGCTCCGGAAGTGACGTCGATATCGTCCAGGTAAATCATCGTTGCCACCCACTGAAAGGGTGTGGCGAGATCCGTTGGGCTGCCGTCTGAGTGCCGTCCCACGCCTTTGTGCTCTGGTGTGTACCGGTTGGTTTTCATTTGCAAGAGAAAAGGTCGCGGTTCATCCAGAATCGCCGATACGATTCCCAAAATGCGGGGATGGGAAAATAAGCTGCCCAGAGCGGGGTAATTTAACAGCGGTTCATTTCGCAGGCTGTCCCGGTTGCCGGGTTCACCCGGTCCGATGTCCATATCCA
This is a stretch of genomic DNA from Gemmatimonadota bacterium. It encodes these proteins:
- a CDS encoding phytanoyl-CoA dioxygenase family protein, encoding MDAGDKAAVEAAWKNGVGVLHNLLSQDELDAIRRELEQAYLDMDIGPGEPGNRDSLRNEPLLNYPALGSLFSHPRILGIVSAILDEPRPFLLQMKTNRYTPEHKGVGRHSDGSPTDLATPFQWVATMIYLDDIDVTSGALTCVPGTHLYHFASACDPGRVLPTKEDIQTGDYIPIELKAGSVVFRVPEVWHGVVPIHRLRRYITGLYTSRTKGNESIKERIQGVRKNRKQIPETSIPKHVKKYWQY